The following coding sequences are from one Parabacteroides pacaensis window:
- a CDS encoding TonB-dependent receptor, which translates to MKNNLYKDFYILLKMNLNPIGRIMKITFLFLFVFITGVFATEANSQVAKVSISAEKMNVRELMDQIEHQTDYLFIYNKKEVNLNRKVSIHVKDKPVAEILHDLFKDTGIIYAMQGNNIMLMKKQARKDAPVVEQTRKKLTGTVTDEKGEFLIGVNVTVQGTTNGTITDEEGRFSLQVSPGETIQVSYIGYTTQFIKVGNQSSLVIRLKEDTQALEEVVVVGFGTQKKINLSGSVSSVNMEELAESRPITNVSSALAGMAAGIQVTSSNNRPGDDNASILIRGKGTLNSASPLVVIDGMEGDMSSVNVQDIENISILKDASSAAIYGSRAANGVILITTKGGKAGSMKVAYNGYVSFQTIRPGVLEPVSNYADYMELINEGYDNSDQGTIFSPETIAAWRNDNGKNPLMYPNTNWMEEAFQTGVGTNHTLSMSGGTDKIQFYGAFGYFDNPGVLENAGYKKYNARTNVNATLTPWLKMGMNLSGFVGKADPGNAGQTATEAGEQASLGVFQWGWATTPAMILKHDGKFGGIQNVEDDVSESINNVLHALNSTTGDNTTRNAKSRFFITLEPLKGLSVTGSYSYEFTDQAIKTMPVFNDTWNFGTNQIITEGKGQTYISQKAYKRQRNYMDIIARYNRRFIDNRLDMNVMVGASQEQYRYEWNNVSRKDLISPSLSVIHAATGDISADGNMTAWAMRSYFGRINLGWDDKYLFEFNLRSDGSSRFLSDSRWGYFPSGSLAWRINQEDFMSDISWLNNLKIRASYGALGNNAVGNYAAISSYSFNNYVINNMVSTGLAMTSLANAGLTWEKTKVTDIGLDFGVLNDRLYGTIDWFNKKTEGILIDLPAPAVHGSATVPTSNAAQVTNKGIELTLGWRERIGDFSYGVTGNYTYVTNNVDKFKGDEYNLNGVYMIKEGLPINSFYMYEADRIISTDADVALVQEMLKKDPTAFDAIGGAPEKGDILFKDTDNDGVIGPKDRKNVGDPNPKHMFGLNLSAAYKGIDFSVFMQGVAGVDGYLNEKYFTSDVMRGYQLSKEIVDHRWTEGVTDAKYPRLTRLNAINTQANTIWLQNKNYLKIRNIQLGYTLPKSLLEKLSVARLRVYGSLENFFTFTKYKGIDPELDNLSYPTMRQAVIGVNIEF; encoded by the coding sequence ATGAAAAATAATTTGTACAAGGATTTCTATATCCTATTAAAAATGAATCTTAACCCGATAGGACGCATTATGAAAATCACCTTTTTATTTCTATTCGTTTTCATAACCGGCGTGTTCGCAACCGAGGCTAATTCACAAGTTGCCAAAGTTTCCATCTCTGCGGAAAAAATGAATGTCCGGGAACTGATGGATCAGATTGAACACCAAACTGATTACCTTTTCATTTATAATAAAAAAGAGGTAAACCTTAACCGCAAGGTTTCTATTCACGTGAAAGATAAACCCGTAGCCGAAATACTGCACGATTTGTTTAAGGATACGGGAATTATCTATGCTATGCAAGGAAATAACATTATGTTGATGAAAAAACAAGCCCGGAAAGACGCTCCTGTTGTTGAACAAACCAGGAAAAAACTGACAGGTACCGTTACGGATGAAAAAGGAGAGTTCCTTATCGGCGTAAATGTCACCGTACAGGGAACTACCAACGGAACTATTACCGATGAGGAAGGCCGGTTCTCCTTACAAGTTTCTCCGGGTGAAACCATCCAGGTATCTTATATCGGTTATACCACCCAGTTTATAAAAGTGGGAAACCAAAGCAGTCTGGTTATCCGCTTGAAAGAAGATACACAAGCCTTGGAAGAAGTCGTAGTAGTAGGATTCGGAACCCAGAAGAAAATCAACTTGTCCGGTTCAGTATCCTCCGTCAATATGGAAGAATTAGCGGAAAGCCGTCCCATTACCAATGTATCCAGTGCTTTGGCGGGCATGGCAGCCGGTATCCAGGTTACCTCTTCTAATAACCGGCCTGGTGACGATAATGCATCCATCCTTATCAGGGGAAAGGGAACGTTGAATTCGGCGTCTCCCTTGGTTGTGATCGATGGCATGGAAGGGGATATGAGCAGTGTGAACGTACAAGACATCGAGAATATATCCATTTTAAAAGATGCATCGTCTGCCGCTATATACGGTTCGCGGGCAGCCAACGGAGTTATTCTGATTACTACGAAAGGCGGAAAAGCCGGCAGTATGAAAGTCGCTTATAATGGTTACGTTTCTTTCCAGACCATTCGTCCGGGCGTACTGGAACCGGTAAGCAACTATGCGGATTATATGGAATTAATCAACGAAGGGTATGATAATAGCGACCAGGGAACTATTTTTAGTCCGGAAACTATTGCCGCATGGCGGAATGATAATGGGAAGAATCCTTTAATGTATCCGAATACCAACTGGATGGAAGAAGCGTTCCAGACAGGTGTAGGTACGAATCATACCTTGTCGATGAGCGGGGGTACGGATAAAATACAATTCTACGGTGCTTTCGGCTATTTCGATAATCCGGGCGTATTGGAAAATGCAGGATATAAAAAATATAATGCACGTACCAATGTGAATGCTACTTTGACTCCTTGGTTGAAAATGGGAATGAACTTAAGTGGATTTGTAGGAAAGGCCGATCCGGGGAATGCGGGACAGACTGCCACGGAAGCCGGCGAGCAGGCTTCGTTGGGCGTTTTTCAGTGGGGATGGGCTACCACGCCGGCTATGATTCTTAAACATGACGGCAAATTCGGAGGAATCCAGAATGTAGAAGATGATGTGTCCGAGTCTATTAATAATGTGTTGCATGCCTTGAACTCTACCACAGGCGACAATACGACCCGGAATGCCAAATCCCGCTTTTTTATTACGTTGGAACCTTTGAAAGGACTGTCGGTAACCGGTTCCTATTCATACGAGTTTACCGATCAGGCTATAAAAACGATGCCTGTATTTAACGATACGTGGAATTTCGGTACCAACCAGATTATTACCGAAGGGAAGGGGCAGACCTATATCTCGCAAAAAGCCTATAAGAGGCAGCGTAACTATATGGATATTATTGCCCGCTACAATCGTAGGTTCATAGATAACCGATTAGATATGAATGTAATGGTAGGAGCCAGCCAGGAACAATACCGTTACGAGTGGAACAATGTAAGCCGGAAAGATTTGATTTCTCCCTCTTTATCGGTTATCCATGCGGCTACCGGCGACATATCGGCCGATGGGAATATGACCGCGTGGGCTATGCGTTCTTATTTCGGACGTATCAACCTGGGCTGGGACGATAAATACTTATTCGAGTTTAACCTGAGGTCGGACGGTTCTTCCCGTTTCCTTTCCGATTCCCGTTGGGGATATTTCCCTTCCGGCTCTTTAGCGTGGCGTATAAACCAGGAAGATTTTATGAGTGACATCAGTTGGCTGAACAATTTGAAGATTCGCGCTTCTTACGGGGCTTTAGGGAATAACGCCGTGGGAAATTATGCGGCTATTTCTTCTTATAGTTTCAACAATTATGTAATAAATAATATGGTAAGTACCGGCTTGGCCATGACTAGTTTAGCCAATGCGGGGTTGACCTGGGAAAAAACGAAGGTAACGGATATAGGCCTCGATTTCGGTGTATTAAACGACCGTTTGTATGGTACCATCGATTGGTTTAATAAGAAAACCGAAGGTATCCTGATCGATTTGCCTGCTCCTGCCGTGCACGGTTCTGCTACCGTACCTACTTCCAATGCCGCACAGGTAACGAATAAAGGAATAGAGCTGACTTTAGGGTGGAGAGAACGGATCGGCGATTTCAGTTACGGAGTGACGGGCAATTATACCTATGTGACGAATAATGTAGATAAGTTTAAAGGCGACGAATATAACCTGAACGGCGTATATATGATTAAAGAAGGTCTGCCTATCAATTCTTTTTACATGTATGAAGCGGACCGGATTATTTCTACGGATGCGGATGTGGCATTGGTGCAGGAAATGTTGAAGAAAGATCCTACGGCATTCGATGCCATCGGCGGAGCACCCGAAAAGGGAGATATACTGTTTAAGGATACGGACAACGACGGGGTTATCGGCCCGAAAGACCGAAAGAACGTAGGAGACCCCAATCCGAAACACATGTTCGGCCTGAACTTGTCGGCAGCCTATAAAGGAATCGACTTCTCTGTTTTTATGCAGGGAGTAGCGGGTGTAGACGGTTATTTGAACGAAAAATACTTTACCAGCGACGTGATGAGAGGCTATCAATTATCCAAGGAAATTGTAGACCATCGCTGGACGGAGGGCGTAACGGATGCCAAATATCCTAGATTGACCCGTTTGAATGCCATTAATACACAGGCTAATACGATTTGGTTGCAGAATAAAAACTATCTGAAGATACGGAATATACAATTGGGTTATACCCTTCCTAAATCCCTGCTGGAGAAGCTGTCTGTTGCCAGGTTGCGTGTTTACGGAAGCTTGGAAAACTTCTTCACTTTCACCAAGTATAAAGGTATCGATCCGGAACTTGATAATTTGAGTTATCCTACTATGAGGCAAGCTGTGATAGGTGTTAATATTGAATTTTAA
- a CDS encoding FecR family protein, whose amino-acid sequence MNRETLCKYIAGEATPEEKETVVRWIEAEEKNKEEFLLLRKLYTFSAWQPDVVSVVTDKQSGNKRRMYAMIRDLLKIAAIFLIAFSLGIFYMSRSGNTVPEQIMQTVYVPAGQRVKLVLADSTQVWLNAKTTFTFPSNFAADSRKVILDGEGYFEVTRHQEQPFIVKTSRYDIEVLGTEFNVSAYQGHSTFETALLKGSVQIESPTRQEKILLKPREKVSDQDGRLVTSTITQYDYFLWKEGLICFDDITISELFEKLQLYFDVKLVVRNTSILNQRYTGKFRTADGVEQILKTLQLRTKFKYEKNEEKENLIIIN is encoded by the coding sequence ATGAACCGGGAAACGCTTTGTAAATATATTGCCGGCGAGGCTACTCCGGAAGAAAAAGAGACAGTAGTCCGTTGGATAGAGGCAGAAGAGAAAAACAAAGAAGAATTTCTCTTGTTACGTAAACTTTATACGTTTTCAGCCTGGCAGCCGGATGTAGTTTCCGTTGTTACAGATAAACAATCCGGAAACAAACGCCGGATGTATGCCATGATCCGGGATTTATTGAAAATAGCTGCTATTTTCCTCATTGCTTTCTCTTTAGGGATTTTTTATATGTCCAGATCCGGAAACACCGTCCCGGAGCAAATTATGCAAACCGTATACGTCCCGGCCGGACAACGGGTAAAATTAGTCCTGGCAGACAGTACCCAAGTCTGGTTAAACGCAAAAACCACCTTTACATTTCCTTCTAATTTTGCAGCAGACAGCCGGAAGGTGATATTAGACGGTGAAGGATATTTTGAAGTTACCCGCCATCAGGAACAACCGTTCATTGTAAAAACATCCCGATATGATATTGAAGTCCTCGGTACGGAATTTAACGTAAGTGCCTATCAAGGACATTCCACCTTTGAAACAGCTTTACTAAAAGGATCGGTACAAATAGAATCACCTACCCGACAAGAGAAGATTCTACTGAAACCCCGTGAAAAAGTTAGTGATCAGGACGGTCGTTTAGTGACTTCTACCATCACGCAATACGATTATTTCCTGTGGAAAGAAGGACTCATTTGCTTTGACGATATAACAATAAGCGAATTATTTGAAAAGCTACAGTTATATTTCGATGTAAAGCTGGTTGTCCGGAATACATCTATCCTGAACCAACGTTATACAGGTAAATTCCGGACCGCCGACGGGGTGGAACAGATCCTTAAAACACTACAGTTACGCACCAAATTCAAATACGAAAAGAATGAAGAAAAAGAAAATCTGATTATAATCAACTAA
- a CDS encoding DUF5053 domain-containing protein, producing MGTEEKLNSLISEFRSLKTEDERNAFDVKMKDVLAKMGSEERQAFRQAFLASAKNTISEAKQLKEEINSRLQFNGIENYLSLSRIAEEYFGKSRSWLYQRINGLIVNGKPAQFTPEERKKLADALLDISNQVKNFALSIN from the coding sequence ATGGGTACAGAAGAAAAATTGAATAGTTTAATATCCGAGTTTCGTTCACTAAAAACGGAAGATGAGCGAAATGCATTTGATGTAAAGATGAAAGATGTGTTGGCGAAAATGGGTTCTGAAGAACGGCAAGCCTTTCGTCAAGCCTTTTTAGCGTCTGCTAAGAATACAATATCCGAAGCTAAACAACTAAAAGAAGAAATCAATAGCCGGCTTCAATTCAATGGAATTGAAAATTATTTGTCTCTTTCTCGAATAGCAGAAGAATATTTTGGAAAAAGCCGTAGCTGGCTTTACCAAAGAATAAACGGGTTGATTGTGAATGGTAAACCCGCACAATTTACACCGGAAGAACGAAAAAAACTAGCGGATGCCTTATTGGATATAAGCAATCAAGTTAAGAACTTTGCGCTTTCTATCAATTAG
- a CDS encoding DUF5916 domain-containing protein, which produces MKYLSACMCLLLSMLCNAQQDSIVPFEKAYKRVYNITKVTGMKPVMDGKLDEDFWNRQGEWSDRFVQIIPYERVISPSPTRVKLFYDDKYIYIGVYCKDEHPEKMNRFIGNRDDNSLGDLISIAFDTYHDFRAAPEFNINLGGNKTDLVVTDKLNINRSWNAVWEGKTHINLADSSWTAELKIPFSQLRYNQLSEDGVWGLHVRRIIRRNNEVQNWSMIPLKNNGHVFSFGEMHGMTDLPKPKGIEFLPYVMGKYRNEPRIPGSPYQKGHSWGGNAGLDAKFALSDFTLDLTINPDYGQVELDPSVMNLTAYETFYEEKRPFFLEGKHILDFANGSDMMFYTRRIGDAPSYIPGVDNINSFMSTKENVPIIGALKLTGTNRRGVTIGIVQSVTAQSSAKFTQDGKEDKIVVEPLTNYTVARVQKNWKGNTLLGGMLTSVNRALDEAYLKDFMVRNAVTAGIDFTQYFNNRLYYIDVKGMFSSLNGSRKAITALQNSAVHYYQRVSSAGYLGVDPTRRSLNGTGGYVKAGRKGNAKWAFSETFSWSSPGFDLNDIGYLKETDNLTNETEIAYRQTDIWKMFRYNAFTLTQKNQWNYGGTLFNSEAALRWQSMTMSRYEVDIKETFRWNSLDSRLLRGGPDVRFNPYFLTSVTANTDKAKRVMFMFQYEGNHNLDSYNRYNTLMPSLTFRLGNHIYLSGQVNYTWNTDNMQYIGKAEGVSSGNTESPQAPLYLVGHMKQKTYGLTMKLQVNVTPDISVQFYGAPFSSTATFDKFQYATNTTSHTYADRFQPIAIDELNATDNLYHFSHRQADYSFNKPDFSFNEFRSNLVARWEYLPGSTLYFVWEHRMSDRSSRTLSGWGNNLDRMFGLPATNTFMIKMNYWFDL; this is translated from the coding sequence ATGAAATATCTATCTGCCTGTATGTGCCTTCTTTTGAGTATGCTATGCAATGCCCAACAAGATTCTATCGTACCTTTTGAAAAAGCTTATAAACGAGTTTATAATATTACTAAAGTAACCGGAATGAAGCCTGTAATGGACGGAAAGCTGGATGAAGATTTCTGGAACCGGCAAGGAGAATGGTCCGACCGTTTTGTGCAAATCATTCCTTACGAACGTGTCATTTCCCCCTCTCCTACCCGGGTGAAACTATTCTATGATGATAAATACATTTATATAGGAGTTTATTGCAAAGATGAACATCCGGAAAAGATGAACCGCTTTATAGGAAACCGCGACGATAATAGTTTGGGCGATCTGATTAGCATAGCATTCGATACGTATCATGATTTCCGGGCTGCTCCCGAATTCAATATCAATCTAGGGGGTAATAAAACAGACTTGGTCGTAACCGACAAACTAAACATTAACCGTAGCTGGAATGCCGTGTGGGAAGGTAAAACTCATATAAATCTTGCCGATTCGAGCTGGACTGCGGAATTAAAAATTCCATTCAGCCAGTTACGTTATAACCAGTTATCCGAAGACGGTGTCTGGGGCCTGCATGTACGCCGGATTATCCGAAGAAATAATGAGGTACAGAACTGGAGCATGATTCCCTTGAAAAACAACGGGCATGTGTTTTCTTTTGGCGAAATGCACGGAATGACCGACCTCCCCAAGCCGAAAGGAATAGAATTTCTACCGTATGTGATGGGAAAGTACCGGAACGAACCCCGTATTCCCGGCAGTCCTTACCAGAAAGGACATAGTTGGGGTGGTAATGCAGGACTGGATGCTAAATTCGCCTTGTCGGATTTTACTCTCGACCTGACGATCAACCCGGATTACGGACAAGTGGAACTGGATCCTTCCGTAATGAACCTTACTGCTTATGAAACTTTTTACGAAGAAAAACGACCGTTCTTCCTGGAAGGAAAGCATATCCTGGACTTTGCCAACGGAAGCGACATGATGTTTTATACCCGCCGGATCGGCGACGCTCCTTCTTATATTCCCGGTGTAGATAATATCAACAGCTTTATGAGCACGAAGGAAAATGTGCCTATCATCGGAGCATTAAAGTTGACGGGTACTAACAGGCGCGGGGTAACCATCGGCATTGTGCAAAGCGTAACGGCCCAGTCATCTGCCAAGTTCACGCAAGACGGGAAGGAAGATAAAATAGTAGTGGAACCGCTTACGAATTATACGGTAGCCCGCGTACAGAAAAACTGGAAAGGAAATACATTGCTGGGGGGAATGCTTACATCCGTTAACCGGGCCTTGGACGAAGCTTACCTGAAAGACTTTATGGTACGTAATGCTGTTACGGCGGGAATAGACTTTACCCAGTATTTCAACAACCGGTTGTATTATATCGATGTGAAAGGAATGTTCAGTTCGCTCAACGGAAGCCGGAAAGCTATTACGGCTTTACAGAACAGTGCGGTGCATTACTACCAACGTGTTTCTTCGGCAGGTTACCTGGGTGTGGACCCTACACGCCGTTCTCTGAATGGTACGGGCGGTTATGTAAAAGCCGGACGAAAGGGAAATGCCAAGTGGGCTTTTTCCGAAACCTTCAGTTGGTCTTCCCCCGGTTTCGACCTGAATGACATTGGTTACTTAAAAGAAACGGATAACTTGACAAACGAAACGGAAATTGCTTACCGACAAACGGATATCTGGAAAATGTTCCGTTACAATGCTTTCACCTTGACGCAAAAGAATCAATGGAATTATGGAGGAACCCTCTTTAATAGTGAAGCCGCTTTACGTTGGCAGAGTATGACGATGAGCCGTTACGAGGTAGATATAAAAGAAACTTTCCGTTGGAATTCTTTAGATAGCCGATTGCTGCGCGGAGGACCGGATGTCCGTTTCAACCCTTATTTCCTGACTTCTGTTACGGCTAACACAGACAAAGCAAAACGGGTCATGTTTATGTTCCAATATGAGGGGAACCATAATCTGGATAGCTATAACCGGTATAATACGCTGATGCCAAGCCTTACTTTCCGGTTAGGTAACCATATTTACCTTTCCGGGCAGGTAAATTACACATGGAATACGGATAATATGCAATACATCGGAAAAGCGGAAGGGGTCTCTTCGGGCAATACGGAAAGTCCGCAAGCTCCTCTTTACTTAGTAGGGCACATGAAGCAAAAGACGTATGGCCTGACTATGAAGTTGCAGGTAAACGTAACTCCGGATATTTCCGTACAGTTCTACGGGGCTCCGTTTTCTTCTACCGCTACTTTCGATAAATTCCAATATGCAACCAATACAACATCTCATACGTATGCCGACCGTTTTCAACCTATCGCCATAGACGAACTGAACGCAACCGATAACCTGTATCATTTCTCCCACCGGCAAGCAGATTACAGTTTTAACAAACCGGATTTTAGCTTTAATGAATTCCGATCCAATTTGGTTGCCCGCTGGGAATACCTTCCCGGCTCTACGCTTTATTTCGTATGGGAACATCGCATGTCCGACCGTAGCAGCCGTACTCTTTCCGGCTGGGGGAATAACTTAGATCGTATGTTCGGACTTCCGGCCACGAACACGTTTATGATAAAAATGAATTATTGGTTTGATTTATAA
- a CDS encoding RNA polymerase sigma-70 factor → MIPTEIHDFNTLYLQSYKKAFIFTKSFVHDECVAEDIVSDSLIKIWENVKMKRVEYSDALLLTVLKNKSLDYLKHEAIKNDVIHSLADISQRELELRISTLQACDPQEIFSEEVKQIVTSTLAALPEQTRRIFVMSRFQNKSNKEIADQLGVSVKSVEYHITKALKPLRENLKDYWLIFYFLFFLK, encoded by the coding sequence ATGATCCCAACGGAAATACATGACTTTAATACTTTATATCTTCAATCCTACAAGAAAGCATTTATTTTTACAAAATCCTTTGTACATGATGAGTGTGTAGCTGAAGATATTGTATCCGATTCATTAATTAAGATATGGGAAAATGTGAAGATGAAAAGAGTGGAGTATTCCGATGCTCTTTTGCTGACTGTCCTTAAGAATAAATCACTTGATTATTTAAAGCACGAAGCAATTAAAAATGACGTTATCCATTCATTAGCCGATATAAGCCAGCGGGAGTTGGAGCTACGGATTTCAACTTTACAAGCTTGTGACCCGCAAGAGATATTCTCTGAAGAGGTAAAACAAATTGTAACTTCTACCCTTGCCGCTTTACCGGAACAGACGCGCCGTATTTTTGTGATGAGCCGGTTTCAAAATAAATCTAATAAGGAAATTGCCGACCAATTGGGTGTTTCCGTAAAATCTGTGGAATACCATATAACAAAAGCACTAAAACCTTTACGGGAAAACTTAAAAGATTACTGGCTTATCTTCTATTTTCTATTCTTTTTGAAATAA
- a CDS encoding RagB/SusD family nutrient uptake outer membrane protein, translating into MKNLQHIGILVLSLILLNGCYDLDQYPADSITAGNFWRTQDDADQAMMGVYNAMKRDDAFGIYYTRDCLTDIGDGYNGGVYGYTEVAQAKSSAADGVYLSVWTRMYDGIARANTFLAHVPDVEMSDELKTQYIAEARFMRALFYNELLNLFGEVPLYDETTLIDKEFATMLNPRSEVSVVRDFILADLDEAAKSLPATRGADAKGRATQGAAYALKGKVLLYAGQYKEASQAFEQVMNGGYGYTLYPQYAELFKPGGDESSEMIFAIQNLGGAGTEYGMPVFYIGNRSSYGGCINCLVPSNKLVDMYEYKDGRPFDWDELFPGFTTNTEVKEKVFKCTFDEDGKYVVDYPEYKDRLVTMYDERDPRMKETILLPYTIYPGWVNNEARDCEFVIASPNPSMENNGYVRNAFGNNSYLYRKFVPEGNMDGLIDDRFNSPTNFPLIRYADVLLMLAECYNKTGNQGGAVSLINLVRERAGMPGINSGPAYLAAHSEEEVFERIKHERAIEFAAEGLRFFDLKRWGIYEEEVNDHKQYDLLDKVLATKKVSSKNYLWPIPQTEREKNSKLTQNTGWGE; encoded by the coding sequence ATGAAAAACTTACAACATATAGGTATCCTGGTACTTTCCCTTATTTTATTGAACGGATGTTACGATTTGGATCAGTATCCGGCCGATTCCATTACCGCCGGAAACTTCTGGCGTACCCAGGACGATGCGGACCAGGCGATGATGGGTGTTTATAATGCCATGAAGAGAGACGATGCTTTCGGAATTTATTATACACGCGATTGCCTTACGGATATAGGTGACGGGTATAATGGCGGTGTATACGGGTATACGGAAGTTGCGCAGGCTAAAAGTTCGGCAGCCGATGGGGTATATTTATCGGTATGGACGCGTATGTATGACGGAATTGCCCGGGCAAATACGTTCCTGGCTCATGTGCCGGATGTGGAAATGAGCGATGAGTTGAAGACCCAATATATAGCGGAAGCACGTTTTATGCGGGCTTTGTTTTACAATGAACTGCTGAACCTTTTCGGGGAAGTTCCTTTGTACGACGAAACTACTTTAATAGATAAAGAATTTGCTACCATGCTGAATCCGCGGAGCGAAGTAAGTGTTGTCCGGGATTTTATTCTTGCCGACTTGGACGAGGCTGCCAAGAGTCTTCCCGCTACCAGGGGAGCCGATGCCAAAGGACGTGCCACACAAGGAGCCGCCTATGCATTGAAAGGAAAAGTATTGCTCTATGCCGGACAGTATAAAGAAGCAAGCCAGGCGTTCGAACAAGTGATGAACGGAGGTTATGGTTATACATTGTATCCGCAATATGCCGAATTGTTCAAACCCGGCGGGGATGAAAGTTCCGAAATGATTTTTGCTATCCAGAATCTGGGAGGTGCAGGTACGGAATACGGTATGCCCGTCTTTTACATAGGTAACCGCTCTTCTTACGGAGGATGTATCAACTGCCTGGTTCCTTCCAATAAATTGGTGGATATGTATGAATATAAAGACGGACGTCCTTTTGATTGGGACGAACTCTTCCCCGGCTTTACGACCAATACGGAAGTAAAGGAAAAAGTGTTTAAGTGTACGTTTGATGAGGACGGCAAGTATGTAGTAGATTATCCCGAATACAAAGACCGCTTGGTTACCATGTATGATGAACGGGACCCGCGGATGAAAGAAACGATCCTTCTTCCGTATACTATCTATCCGGGTTGGGTAAATAATGAAGCCCGCGATTGTGAATTTGTAATAGCCAGTCCTAACCCTTCCATGGAGAACAACGGGTATGTAAGGAATGCTTTCGGCAATAATTCCTACCTTTACCGGAAGTTTGTTCCGGAAGGAAATATGGACGGTTTGATTGACGACCGTTTCAATTCGCCTACCAACTTCCCGTTGATCCGCTATGCCGATGTGCTGTTGATGCTGGCGGAATGTTATAACAAAACAGGGAACCAGGGTGGAGCTGTCAGCTTGATTAATCTGGTAAGAGAACGTGCCGGAATGCCGGGAATCAATAGCGGCCCTGCTTACTTGGCGGCCCATTCGGAAGAAGAAGTGTTTGAACGGATTAAGCATGAAAGAGCCATAGAGTTTGCAGCCGAAGGCCTTCGCTTTTTCGACTTGAAGCGTTGGGGAATTTATGAAGAAGAGGTAAACGACCACAAACAATATGACTTACTGGATAAAGTACTGGCTACTAAAAAAGTATCCTCTAAAAATTACCTGTGGCCTATTCCGCAGACGGAAAGGGAAAAGAATTCCAAATTGACGCAAAACACAGGATGGGGAGAATAA
- a CDS encoding polysaccharide deacetylase family protein → MCRKYVYILIACCMAGITQARIGWPGHKKAAIVLTYDDGLASQRQYVMPQLENAGFRGTFFLYGQVVKAEDIPQWRGAATRGHELGNHSLFHPCLAGTTESTSSPCHSLECYSVKDMLIEISMMNNYLLAIDGKSEHAYAYPCGQCVVADGQDYSKPLLEAGIVKYARGTVRGIVTDIKKLDFSKVPTLPARPGCRSDELIRYAKDALAQGGLGVIVFHGVGGDYLTVDKEEHRKLVDFLAAHREEIWVGTFSEVLDYLAQQAGKE, encoded by the coding sequence ATGTGTAGAAAATATGTTTACATTTTGATTGCCTGCTGTATGGCAGGCATCACCCAGGCCCGGATTGGCTGGCCTGGGCACAAGAAAGCGGCCATCGTCCTTACTTACGACGATGGCTTGGCTTCGCAGCGGCAATACGTAATGCCTCAATTGGAAAATGCGGGATTCAGGGGAACCTTCTTTTTGTACGGACAGGTAGTAAAGGCGGAAGATATTCCGCAATGGAGAGGTGCGGCTACCCGGGGACATGAGTTGGGGAACCATAGCCTTTTTCATCCCTGCCTGGCCGGTACTACCGAATCTACTTCTTCCCCTTGCCATTCCCTGGAATGTTACTCCGTAAAAGATATGCTGATAGAAATAAGCATGATGAATAATTACCTGTTGGCTATCGACGGGAAATCGGAACATGCGTATGCTTATCCGTGCGGACAGTGTGTGGTGGCCGACGGGCAGGATTATTCCAAACCTTTGCTTGAAGCCGGTATCGTAAAATATGCCAGAGGCACGGTAAGGGGAATTGTGACGGATATCAAGAAGCTGGACTTTTCTAAAGTTCCTACCCTCCCGGCACGTCCCGGCTGCCGGTCGGACGAATTGATCCGGTATGCAAAAGATGCTCTTGCACAAGGCGGCCTGGGAGTGATTGTTTTCCACGGGGTAGGAGGCGATTACCTTACGGTAGATAAAGAAGAACACCGGAAGCTGGTCGATTTCCTGGCTGCGCACCGGGAAGAAATCTGGGTAGGTACTTTTTCCGAGGTACTGGACTATCTGGCACAACAAGCCGGGAAAGAGTAA